Proteins from one Anopheles nili chromosome 2, idAnoNiliSN_F5_01, whole genome shotgun sequence genomic window:
- the LOC128720263 gene encoding AN1-type zinc finger protein 6, whose translation MERESNPMQPMCRAGCGFYGNPAQEGFCSVCYKDVLRKKQQPPVSSTPSSNNAPQTPAPSQSVTASSVSIRPVATPSSFASTIGSSSTTTTSASSASPSAASPSASSCAASANNPAVSASYSAQSTVHSALFCSDKDKICTDDSGSLGGHSNNSSIADNDDKDGDKEDAKKKKNRCATCRKKVGLTGFECRCGGLFCAIHRYSDKHECSFDYRELGAAEIRRNNPVVVGEKIQKI comes from the exons ATGGAGCGCGAATCAAATCCAATGCAACCGATGTGTAGAGCTGGATGCGGGTTCTACGGCAATCCTGCACAGGAAGGGTTTTGTTCAGTTTGCTACAAA GACGTGTTAAGAAAGAAGCAACAGCCACCGGTCAGCAGTACGCCTTCCAGCAACAATGCACCTCAAACACCTGCACCCAGCCAATCGGTAACAGCGTCCTCAGTCAGTATCCGTCCTGTGGCGACGCCGTCGAGTTTCGCTAGCACCattggcagcagcagcacaacaaCCACATCAGCCTCCTCTGCGTCCCCGTCGGCCGCGTCGCCTTCGGCGTCGTCCTGCGCCGCATCCGCCAACAATCCGGCAGTCTCGGCCAGCTACTCGGCCCAATCAACAGTGCACAGTGCCCTTTTCTGCTCGGATAAGGAC aAAATTTGTACCGATGACAGTGGTAGCCTCGGGGGTCATAGTAATAACAGCTCCATTGCCGACAATGATGACAAAGATGGTGATAAGGAGGAtgccaagaagaagaagaaccgaTGTGCAACCTGCCGCAAGAAAGTAGGACTAACCG GCTTCGAGTGCAGATGTGGAGGATTGTTTTGCGCGATACATCGATACAGCGACAAGCACGAATGCTCGTTTGACTACCGGGAGCTCGGTGCTGCAGAAATTAGGCGTAATAATCCCGTCGTGGTTGGCGAAAAGATTCAGAAAATTTGA